A region of Etheostoma cragini isolate CJK2018 chromosome 24, CSU_Ecrag_1.0, whole genome shotgun sequence DNA encodes the following proteins:
- the atp11a gene encoding probable phospholipid-transporting ATPase IH isoform X3, producing MGVDFSTLRTLISRYCVGEENWVDSRTIFIGHKEPPPGTEAFIQQRFPDNRIVSSKYTFLNFVPKNMFEQFRRVANFYFLIIFLVQLIIDTPTSPITSGLPLFFVITVTAIKQGYEDWLRHKADNAINQCPVHVVENGKVVGKQSRKLRVGDVILMKENETFPCDLILLSTSRDDGTCYVTTASLDGESSHKTYYAVQDTKAYNTEEEVDTIHATIECEQPQPDLYKFVGRINIYMDNEPVARPLGAENLLLRGATLKNTAHIYAVAIYTGMETKMALNYQSKTQKRSAVEKSMNAYLVVYLCILIGKALINTVLKYAWQADPNRDEPWYNDRTEAERGRHIVIRAFTDFLAFMVLFNYIIPVSMYVTVEMQKFLGSYFIMWDDEMFDKELGERAVVNTSDLNEELGQVEYVFTDKTGTLTENNMEFIECCVDGHVYVPHAICNGQVMPGATGMDMIDTSPGPGAREHEELFFRALCLCHTVQVKEEETVDGIKHGIHQGKSTSFYISSSPDEVALVEGMKRLGFTYLRLKDSHMEILNREDEIEKFELLEVLTFDSVRRRMSVIVRSSSGELYLFCKGADSAIFPRVISGKVDQVRARVEHNAVEGLRTLCVAYRPLSPEQYQEVCHLLNGAKLALQDRDKRLAEAYDNIEKDLILLGATAVEDRLQEKAADTIESLHKAGMKVWVLTGDKMETAAATCYASKLFRRNTQILELTTKRTEEQSLHDVLFDLSRTVLRQHGGMIRDTFSSLSGDCTDYGLIIDGATLSAVMRPTQEDSISGNYKEIFLEICRNCSAVLCCRMAPLQKAQIVKLIKASKEHPITLAIGDGANDVSMILEAHVGIGIMGKEGRQAVRNSDYAIPKFKHLKKILLVHGHYYYIRISELVQYFFYKNVCFIFPQFLYQFFCGFSQQPLYDTAYLTLYNISFTSLPILLYSLIEQHINMDILKKDPSLYRDIAKNSLLRWPIFLYWTILGVYDAIVMFFGAYFLFDNTTFTSNGQLMTTNTQMMFGNWTFGTLVFTVLVFTVTFKLVLDTHYWTWINHFVIWGSLIFFVVFSLLWGGIIWPFLNYQRMYYVFMQMLSSGPAWLSIILLITASLLPDVVKKVIWRALWPTTTERIQNADKLYKGQLSEFTPLASLHAPSKAGSHRRGSGNERNAPNPRRTNWCCLCANILSRNTP from the exons GGTTATGAGGACTGGTTGAGACACAAAGCAGACAACGCAATCAACCAGTGTCCCGTCCACGTGGTGGAGAACGGGAAAGTGGTCGGCAAACAAAGTCGCAAGCTCAGG gtTGGAGACGTCATCTTGATGAAAGAAAATGAGACTTTTCCCTGCGACCTTATCCTTCTTTCTACGTCTCGAGATGATGGGACCTGCTATGTTACTACAGCCAGTCTTGACGGAGAGAGCAGCCACAAG ACATACTATGCAGTTCAGGACACCAAAGCTTACAACACAGAGGAGGAGGTTGACACCATCCACGCTACTATAGAATGTGAACAACCACAGCCGGACCTATACAA ATTCGTTGGTCGTATCAACATCTACATGGACAATGAGCCAGTGGCCAG GCCATTAGGAGCAGAGAACCTGCTGCTCCGAGGAGCCACACTCAAGAACACTGCACACATATATG CGGTTGCCATCTATACTGGCATGGAAACCAAGATGGCTCTCAACTACCAGTCCAAGACTCAGAAACGGTCCGCAGTGGAAAA gtcAATGAATGCCTACCTGGTGGTCTACCTGTGCATTCTCATCGGCAAGGCACTCATCAACACAGTGCTGAAATATGCGTGGCAGGCCGACCCCAACAGAGACGAACCCTGGTACAACGACAggacagaagcagagagagggagacacatT gtGATCAGGGCATTCACAGACTTCTTGGCCTTTATGGTTCTTTTCAACTATATCATCCCAGTCTCCATGTACGTCACTGTGGAAATGCAGAAGTTCCTGGGCTCCTATTTCATCATGTGGGATGATGAAATGTTTGACAAGGAGCTAGGAGAGAGAGCCGTGGTCAACACGTCGGACCTGAACGAGGAGCTGGGACAG GTGGAGTATGTGTTTACAGACAAGACAGGAACTCTGACAGAGAACAACATGGAGTTCATTGAGTGCTGTGTGGACGGACACGTTTATGTACCTCATGCTATCTGTAACGGACAG GTGATGCCTGGTGCAACAGGTATGGACATGATTGACACATCGCCAGGTCCTGGGGCCAGG GAGCATGAAGAGCTGTTTTTCCGGGCATTGTGTTTGTGCCACACGGTGcaggtgaaggaggaggagacagtGGATGGGATCAAGCATGGCATCCACCAGGGCAAGTCCACTTCCTTCTACATCTCCTCATCACCAGACGAGGTTGCGCTGGTGGAAGGCATGAAAAG ACTTGGTTTCACCTATCTGAGACTCAAGGACAGTCACATGGAGATCTTGAACAGGGAGGATGAGATTGAGAA GTTTGAGCTGCTGGAGGTGTTGACATTCGATTCAGTCAGACGGAGGATGAGCGTCATTGTCAGGTCCAGCTCTG GTGAGCTCTATCTGTTCTGTAAAGGCGCAGACTCCGCCATCTTCCCCAGGGTTATATCAGGCAAAGTGGATCAGGTTAGAGCTCGGGTGGAGCACAATGCAGTG GAGGGTCTGAGGACACTATGTGTTGCCTATCGGCCTCTGAGTCCCGAACAGTACCAGGAGGTTTGCCATTTGCTAAACGGGGCCAAGTTGGCACTACAGGACAGGGACAAACGACTAGCCGAGGCCTACGACAACATTGAGAAAGACCTGATACTGTTGGGAGCCACTGCTGTGGAGGACAG GCTCCAGGAAAAAGCAGCAGACACCATTGAGTCCCTCCACAAGGCAGGAATGAAGGTGTGGGTGCTGACCGGTGATAAGATGGAGACGGCGGCTGCCACCTGCTATGCCAGCAAGCTGTTTCGCCGCAACACCCAGATCTTGGAGCTGACCACCAAACGTACTGAAGAGCAGAGCCTTCACGATGTCTTGTTTGACCTTAGCAGGACCGTCCTGAGGCAACACGGAGGCATGATCAGGGACACCTTCTCTAG TTTATCAGGTGACTGTACGGACTATGGTCTGATCATTGATGGAGCCACTCTTTCTGCGGTGATGAGGCCCACCCAGGAGGACTCAATTTCAGGGAACTACAAAGAGATCTTCCTAGAAATCTGCCGCAACTGCAGTGCCGTGCTATGCTGTCGAATGGCACCGCTCCAGAAAGCACAG ATTGTGAAGCTGATTAAAGCCTCCAAGGAGCACCCGATCACGCTGGCCATTGGAGACGGAGCTAACGATGTTAGCATGATCTTAGAGGCCCATGTTGGCATCG GTATTATGGGTAAGGAGGGCCGTCAGGCAGTGCGGAACAGTGACTACGCCATCCCAAAGTTTAAACATCTCAAGAAAATACTGCTTGTCCACGGACACTATTACTACATACGCATCTCTGAACTTGTGCAATACTTCTTCTACAAG AATGTCTGTTTCATCTTCCCCCAGTTCCTCTACCAGTTCTTCTGTGGCTTCTCacaacag CCACTCTATGATACAGCCTACTTGACTCTGTACAACATCAGCTTCACCTCGCTGCCCATTCTGCTCTACAGTCTCATAGAGCAGCACATTAACATGGACATCCTGAAAAAGGACCCATCTCTCTATAG AGATATTGCTAAGAACTCTTTGCTGCGGTGGCCCATCTTCTTATATTGGACTATCCTGGGTGTGTATGATGCCATTGTGATGTTCTTTGGTGCCTACTTCCTGTTTGACAACACCACCTTCACCAGCAATGGACAG CTAATGACAACCAACACACAGATG ATGTTTGGAAACTGGACATTTGGGACGCTGGTCTTCACTGTGCTAGTCTTCACTGTTACATTCAAG TTGGTTCTAGATACTCATTACTGGACTTGGATCAACCATTTTGTCATCTGGGGCTCACTGATATTCTTTGTGGTGTTCTCTTTGCTGTGGGGAGGAATCATCTG GCCTTTCCTCAACTACCAGAGGATGTACTATGTGTTCATGCAGATGTTGTCCAGTGGTCCGGCCTGGCTCAGCATAATCCTTCTAATAACAGCCAGTCTGCTGCCAGATGTGGTGAAGAAGGTGATCTGGAGGGCGCTGTGGCCCACCACGACTGAACGCATACAG AATGCTGATAAACTCTACAAGGGCCAGCTGTCCGAGTTCACCCCCCTGGCGTCTCTTCACGCGCCATCCAAAGCTGGCAGCCACCGGCGAGGCTCAGGCAACGAAAGGAATGCCCCAAACCCTCGAAG GACTAACTGGTGTTGCCTGTGTGCAAACATATTATCGCGAAATACTCCCTAG
- the atp11a gene encoding probable phospholipid-transporting ATPase IH isoform X2, whose protein sequence is MGVDFSTLRTLISRYCVGEENWVDSRTIFIGHKEPPPGTEAFIQQRFPDNRIVSSKYTFLNFVPKNMFEQFRRVANFYFLIIFLVQLIIDTPTSPITSGLPLFFVITVTAIKQGYEDWLRHKADNAINQCPVHVVENGKVVGKQSRKLRVGDVILMKENETFPCDLILLSTSRDDGTCYVTTASLDGESSHKTYYAVQDTKAYNTEEEVDTIHATIECEQPQPDLYKFVGRINIYMDNEPVARPLGAENLLLRGATLKNTAHIYAVAIYTGMETKMALNYQSKTQKRSAVEKSMNAYLVVYLCILIGKALINTVLKYAWQADPNRDEPWYNDRTEAERGRHIVIRAFTDFLAFMVLFNYIIPVSMYVTVEMQKFLGSYFIMWDDEMFDKELGERAVVNTSDLNEELGQVEYVFTDKTGTLTENNMEFIECCVDGHVYVPHAICNGQVMPGATGMDMIDTSPGPGAREHEELFFRALCLCHTVQVKEEETVDGIKHGIHQGKSTSFYISSSPDEVALVEGMKRLGFTYLRLKDSHMEILNREDEIEKFELLEVLTFDSVRRRMSVIVRSSSGELYLFCKGADSAIFPRVISGKVDQVRARVEHNAVEGLRTLCVAYRPLSPEQYQEVCHLLNGAKLALQDRDKRLAEAYDNIEKDLILLGATAVEDRLQEKAADTIESLHKAGMKVWVLTGDKMETAAATCYASKLFRRNTQILELTTKRTEEQSLHDVLFDLSRTVLRQHGGMIRDTFSSLSGDCTDYGLIIDGATLSAVMRPTQEDSISGNYKEIFLEICRNCSAVLCCRMAPLQKAQIVKLIKASKEHPITLAIGDGANDVSMILEAHVGIGIMGKEGRQAVRNSDYAIPKFKHLKKILLVHGHYYYIRISELVQYFFYKNVCFIFPQFLYQFFCGFSQQPLYDTAYLTLYNISFTSLPILLYSLIEQHINMDILKKDPSLYRDIAKNSLLRWPIFLYWTILGVYDAIVMFFGAYFLFDNTTFTSNGQMFGNWTFGTLVFTVLVFTVTFKLVLDTHYWTWINHFVIWGSLIFFVVFSLLWGGIIWPFLNYQRMYYVFMQMLSSGPAWLSIILLITASLLPDVVKKVIWRALWPTTTERIQNADKLYKGQLSEFTPLASLHAPSKAGSHRRGSGNERNAPNPRRSEPFTKKIMFTRWQRTPDYSTFTPLLRFADGSRQSKQGHAYTGAGPETSV, encoded by the exons GGTTATGAGGACTGGTTGAGACACAAAGCAGACAACGCAATCAACCAGTGTCCCGTCCACGTGGTGGAGAACGGGAAAGTGGTCGGCAAACAAAGTCGCAAGCTCAGG gtTGGAGACGTCATCTTGATGAAAGAAAATGAGACTTTTCCCTGCGACCTTATCCTTCTTTCTACGTCTCGAGATGATGGGACCTGCTATGTTACTACAGCCAGTCTTGACGGAGAGAGCAGCCACAAG ACATACTATGCAGTTCAGGACACCAAAGCTTACAACACAGAGGAGGAGGTTGACACCATCCACGCTACTATAGAATGTGAACAACCACAGCCGGACCTATACAA ATTCGTTGGTCGTATCAACATCTACATGGACAATGAGCCAGTGGCCAG GCCATTAGGAGCAGAGAACCTGCTGCTCCGAGGAGCCACACTCAAGAACACTGCACACATATATG CGGTTGCCATCTATACTGGCATGGAAACCAAGATGGCTCTCAACTACCAGTCCAAGACTCAGAAACGGTCCGCAGTGGAAAA gtcAATGAATGCCTACCTGGTGGTCTACCTGTGCATTCTCATCGGCAAGGCACTCATCAACACAGTGCTGAAATATGCGTGGCAGGCCGACCCCAACAGAGACGAACCCTGGTACAACGACAggacagaagcagagagagggagacacatT gtGATCAGGGCATTCACAGACTTCTTGGCCTTTATGGTTCTTTTCAACTATATCATCCCAGTCTCCATGTACGTCACTGTGGAAATGCAGAAGTTCCTGGGCTCCTATTTCATCATGTGGGATGATGAAATGTTTGACAAGGAGCTAGGAGAGAGAGCCGTGGTCAACACGTCGGACCTGAACGAGGAGCTGGGACAG GTGGAGTATGTGTTTACAGACAAGACAGGAACTCTGACAGAGAACAACATGGAGTTCATTGAGTGCTGTGTGGACGGACACGTTTATGTACCTCATGCTATCTGTAACGGACAG GTGATGCCTGGTGCAACAGGTATGGACATGATTGACACATCGCCAGGTCCTGGGGCCAGG GAGCATGAAGAGCTGTTTTTCCGGGCATTGTGTTTGTGCCACACGGTGcaggtgaaggaggaggagacagtGGATGGGATCAAGCATGGCATCCACCAGGGCAAGTCCACTTCCTTCTACATCTCCTCATCACCAGACGAGGTTGCGCTGGTGGAAGGCATGAAAAG ACTTGGTTTCACCTATCTGAGACTCAAGGACAGTCACATGGAGATCTTGAACAGGGAGGATGAGATTGAGAA GTTTGAGCTGCTGGAGGTGTTGACATTCGATTCAGTCAGACGGAGGATGAGCGTCATTGTCAGGTCCAGCTCTG GTGAGCTCTATCTGTTCTGTAAAGGCGCAGACTCCGCCATCTTCCCCAGGGTTATATCAGGCAAAGTGGATCAGGTTAGAGCTCGGGTGGAGCACAATGCAGTG GAGGGTCTGAGGACACTATGTGTTGCCTATCGGCCTCTGAGTCCCGAACAGTACCAGGAGGTTTGCCATTTGCTAAACGGGGCCAAGTTGGCACTACAGGACAGGGACAAACGACTAGCCGAGGCCTACGACAACATTGAGAAAGACCTGATACTGTTGGGAGCCACTGCTGTGGAGGACAG GCTCCAGGAAAAAGCAGCAGACACCATTGAGTCCCTCCACAAGGCAGGAATGAAGGTGTGGGTGCTGACCGGTGATAAGATGGAGACGGCGGCTGCCACCTGCTATGCCAGCAAGCTGTTTCGCCGCAACACCCAGATCTTGGAGCTGACCACCAAACGTACTGAAGAGCAGAGCCTTCACGATGTCTTGTTTGACCTTAGCAGGACCGTCCTGAGGCAACACGGAGGCATGATCAGGGACACCTTCTCTAG TTTATCAGGTGACTGTACGGACTATGGTCTGATCATTGATGGAGCCACTCTTTCTGCGGTGATGAGGCCCACCCAGGAGGACTCAATTTCAGGGAACTACAAAGAGATCTTCCTAGAAATCTGCCGCAACTGCAGTGCCGTGCTATGCTGTCGAATGGCACCGCTCCAGAAAGCACAG ATTGTGAAGCTGATTAAAGCCTCCAAGGAGCACCCGATCACGCTGGCCATTGGAGACGGAGCTAACGATGTTAGCATGATCTTAGAGGCCCATGTTGGCATCG GTATTATGGGTAAGGAGGGCCGTCAGGCAGTGCGGAACAGTGACTACGCCATCCCAAAGTTTAAACATCTCAAGAAAATACTGCTTGTCCACGGACACTATTACTACATACGCATCTCTGAACTTGTGCAATACTTCTTCTACAAG AATGTCTGTTTCATCTTCCCCCAGTTCCTCTACCAGTTCTTCTGTGGCTTCTCacaacag CCACTCTATGATACAGCCTACTTGACTCTGTACAACATCAGCTTCACCTCGCTGCCCATTCTGCTCTACAGTCTCATAGAGCAGCACATTAACATGGACATCCTGAAAAAGGACCCATCTCTCTATAG AGATATTGCTAAGAACTCTTTGCTGCGGTGGCCCATCTTCTTATATTGGACTATCCTGGGTGTGTATGATGCCATTGTGATGTTCTTTGGTGCCTACTTCCTGTTTGACAACACCACCTTCACCAGCAATGGACAG ATGTTTGGAAACTGGACATTTGGGACGCTGGTCTTCACTGTGCTAGTCTTCACTGTTACATTCAAG TTGGTTCTAGATACTCATTACTGGACTTGGATCAACCATTTTGTCATCTGGGGCTCACTGATATTCTTTGTGGTGTTCTCTTTGCTGTGGGGAGGAATCATCTG GCCTTTCCTCAACTACCAGAGGATGTACTATGTGTTCATGCAGATGTTGTCCAGTGGTCCGGCCTGGCTCAGCATAATCCTTCTAATAACAGCCAGTCTGCTGCCAGATGTGGTGAAGAAGGTGATCTGGAGGGCGCTGTGGCCCACCACGACTGAACGCATACAG AATGCTGATAAACTCTACAAGGGCCAGCTGTCCGAGTTCACCCCCCTGGCGTCTCTTCACGCGCCATCCAAAGCTGGCAGCCACCGGCGAGGCTCAGGCAACGAAAGGAATGCCCCAAACCCTCGAAGGTCTGAACCCTTTACCAAGAAAATCATGTTCACACGCTGGCAAAGAACGCCAGACTACAGCACCTTCACCCCCCTCCTCCGATTTGCAGATGGCTCCCGCCAATCAAAGCAGGGACATGCCTACACTGGGGCGGGGCCAGAGACCTCAGTTTAA
- the atp11a gene encoding probable phospholipid-transporting ATPase IH isoform X1, which translates to MGVDFSTLRTLISRYCVGEENWVDSRTIFIGHKEPPPGTEAFIQQRFPDNRIVSSKYTFLNFVPKNMFEQFRRVANFYFLIIFLVQLIIDTPTSPITSGLPLFFVITVTAIKQGYEDWLRHKADNAINQCPVHVVENGKVVGKQSRKLRVGDVILMKENETFPCDLILLSTSRDDGTCYVTTASLDGESSHKTYYAVQDTKAYNTEEEVDTIHATIECEQPQPDLYKFVGRINIYMDNEPVARPLGAENLLLRGATLKNTAHIYAVAIYTGMETKMALNYQSKTQKRSAVEKSMNAYLVVYLCILIGKALINTVLKYAWQADPNRDEPWYNDRTEAERGRHIVIRAFTDFLAFMVLFNYIIPVSMYVTVEMQKFLGSYFIMWDDEMFDKELGERAVVNTSDLNEELGQVEYVFTDKTGTLTENNMEFIECCVDGHVYVPHAICNGQVMPGATGMDMIDTSPGPGAREHEELFFRALCLCHTVQVKEEETVDGIKHGIHQGKSTSFYISSSPDEVALVEGMKRLGFTYLRLKDSHMEILNREDEIEKFELLEVLTFDSVRRRMSVIVRSSSGELYLFCKGADSAIFPRVISGKVDQVRARVEHNAVEGLRTLCVAYRPLSPEQYQEVCHLLNGAKLALQDRDKRLAEAYDNIEKDLILLGATAVEDRLQEKAADTIESLHKAGMKVWVLTGDKMETAAATCYASKLFRRNTQILELTTKRTEEQSLHDVLFDLSRTVLRQHGGMIRDTFSSLSGDCTDYGLIIDGATLSAVMRPTQEDSISGNYKEIFLEICRNCSAVLCCRMAPLQKAQIVKLIKASKEHPITLAIGDGANDVSMILEAHVGIGIMGKEGRQAVRNSDYAIPKFKHLKKILLVHGHYYYIRISELVQYFFYKNVCFIFPQFLYQFFCGFSQQPLYDTAYLTLYNISFTSLPILLYSLIEQHINMDILKKDPSLYRDIAKNSLLRWPIFLYWTILGVYDAIVMFFGAYFLFDNTTFTSNGQLMTTNTQMMFGNWTFGTLVFTVLVFTVTFKLVLDTHYWTWINHFVIWGSLIFFVVFSLLWGGIIWPFLNYQRMYYVFMQMLSSGPAWLSIILLITASLLPDVVKKVIWRALWPTTTERIQNADKLYKGQLSEFTPLASLHAPSKAGSHRRGSGNERNAPNPRRSEPFTKKIMFTRWQRTPDYSTFTPLLRFADGSRQSKQGHAYTGAGPETSV; encoded by the exons GGTTATGAGGACTGGTTGAGACACAAAGCAGACAACGCAATCAACCAGTGTCCCGTCCACGTGGTGGAGAACGGGAAAGTGGTCGGCAAACAAAGTCGCAAGCTCAGG gtTGGAGACGTCATCTTGATGAAAGAAAATGAGACTTTTCCCTGCGACCTTATCCTTCTTTCTACGTCTCGAGATGATGGGACCTGCTATGTTACTACAGCCAGTCTTGACGGAGAGAGCAGCCACAAG ACATACTATGCAGTTCAGGACACCAAAGCTTACAACACAGAGGAGGAGGTTGACACCATCCACGCTACTATAGAATGTGAACAACCACAGCCGGACCTATACAA ATTCGTTGGTCGTATCAACATCTACATGGACAATGAGCCAGTGGCCAG GCCATTAGGAGCAGAGAACCTGCTGCTCCGAGGAGCCACACTCAAGAACACTGCACACATATATG CGGTTGCCATCTATACTGGCATGGAAACCAAGATGGCTCTCAACTACCAGTCCAAGACTCAGAAACGGTCCGCAGTGGAAAA gtcAATGAATGCCTACCTGGTGGTCTACCTGTGCATTCTCATCGGCAAGGCACTCATCAACACAGTGCTGAAATATGCGTGGCAGGCCGACCCCAACAGAGACGAACCCTGGTACAACGACAggacagaagcagagagagggagacacatT gtGATCAGGGCATTCACAGACTTCTTGGCCTTTATGGTTCTTTTCAACTATATCATCCCAGTCTCCATGTACGTCACTGTGGAAATGCAGAAGTTCCTGGGCTCCTATTTCATCATGTGGGATGATGAAATGTTTGACAAGGAGCTAGGAGAGAGAGCCGTGGTCAACACGTCGGACCTGAACGAGGAGCTGGGACAG GTGGAGTATGTGTTTACAGACAAGACAGGAACTCTGACAGAGAACAACATGGAGTTCATTGAGTGCTGTGTGGACGGACACGTTTATGTACCTCATGCTATCTGTAACGGACAG GTGATGCCTGGTGCAACAGGTATGGACATGATTGACACATCGCCAGGTCCTGGGGCCAGG GAGCATGAAGAGCTGTTTTTCCGGGCATTGTGTTTGTGCCACACGGTGcaggtgaaggaggaggagacagtGGATGGGATCAAGCATGGCATCCACCAGGGCAAGTCCACTTCCTTCTACATCTCCTCATCACCAGACGAGGTTGCGCTGGTGGAAGGCATGAAAAG ACTTGGTTTCACCTATCTGAGACTCAAGGACAGTCACATGGAGATCTTGAACAGGGAGGATGAGATTGAGAA GTTTGAGCTGCTGGAGGTGTTGACATTCGATTCAGTCAGACGGAGGATGAGCGTCATTGTCAGGTCCAGCTCTG GTGAGCTCTATCTGTTCTGTAAAGGCGCAGACTCCGCCATCTTCCCCAGGGTTATATCAGGCAAAGTGGATCAGGTTAGAGCTCGGGTGGAGCACAATGCAGTG GAGGGTCTGAGGACACTATGTGTTGCCTATCGGCCTCTGAGTCCCGAACAGTACCAGGAGGTTTGCCATTTGCTAAACGGGGCCAAGTTGGCACTACAGGACAGGGACAAACGACTAGCCGAGGCCTACGACAACATTGAGAAAGACCTGATACTGTTGGGAGCCACTGCTGTGGAGGACAG GCTCCAGGAAAAAGCAGCAGACACCATTGAGTCCCTCCACAAGGCAGGAATGAAGGTGTGGGTGCTGACCGGTGATAAGATGGAGACGGCGGCTGCCACCTGCTATGCCAGCAAGCTGTTTCGCCGCAACACCCAGATCTTGGAGCTGACCACCAAACGTACTGAAGAGCAGAGCCTTCACGATGTCTTGTTTGACCTTAGCAGGACCGTCCTGAGGCAACACGGAGGCATGATCAGGGACACCTTCTCTAG TTTATCAGGTGACTGTACGGACTATGGTCTGATCATTGATGGAGCCACTCTTTCTGCGGTGATGAGGCCCACCCAGGAGGACTCAATTTCAGGGAACTACAAAGAGATCTTCCTAGAAATCTGCCGCAACTGCAGTGCCGTGCTATGCTGTCGAATGGCACCGCTCCAGAAAGCACAG ATTGTGAAGCTGATTAAAGCCTCCAAGGAGCACCCGATCACGCTGGCCATTGGAGACGGAGCTAACGATGTTAGCATGATCTTAGAGGCCCATGTTGGCATCG GTATTATGGGTAAGGAGGGCCGTCAGGCAGTGCGGAACAGTGACTACGCCATCCCAAAGTTTAAACATCTCAAGAAAATACTGCTTGTCCACGGACACTATTACTACATACGCATCTCTGAACTTGTGCAATACTTCTTCTACAAG AATGTCTGTTTCATCTTCCCCCAGTTCCTCTACCAGTTCTTCTGTGGCTTCTCacaacag CCACTCTATGATACAGCCTACTTGACTCTGTACAACATCAGCTTCACCTCGCTGCCCATTCTGCTCTACAGTCTCATAGAGCAGCACATTAACATGGACATCCTGAAAAAGGACCCATCTCTCTATAG AGATATTGCTAAGAACTCTTTGCTGCGGTGGCCCATCTTCTTATATTGGACTATCCTGGGTGTGTATGATGCCATTGTGATGTTCTTTGGTGCCTACTTCCTGTTTGACAACACCACCTTCACCAGCAATGGACAG CTAATGACAACCAACACACAGATG ATGTTTGGAAACTGGACATTTGGGACGCTGGTCTTCACTGTGCTAGTCTTCACTGTTACATTCAAG TTGGTTCTAGATACTCATTACTGGACTTGGATCAACCATTTTGTCATCTGGGGCTCACTGATATTCTTTGTGGTGTTCTCTTTGCTGTGGGGAGGAATCATCTG GCCTTTCCTCAACTACCAGAGGATGTACTATGTGTTCATGCAGATGTTGTCCAGTGGTCCGGCCTGGCTCAGCATAATCCTTCTAATAACAGCCAGTCTGCTGCCAGATGTGGTGAAGAAGGTGATCTGGAGGGCGCTGTGGCCCACCACGACTGAACGCATACAG AATGCTGATAAACTCTACAAGGGCCAGCTGTCCGAGTTCACCCCCCTGGCGTCTCTTCACGCGCCATCCAAAGCTGGCAGCCACCGGCGAGGCTCAGGCAACGAAAGGAATGCCCCAAACCCTCGAAGGTCTGAACCCTTTACCAAGAAAATCATGTTCACACGCTGGCAAAGAACGCCAGACTACAGCACCTTCACCCCCCTCCTCCGATTTGCAGATGGCTCCCGCCAATCAAAGCAGGGACATGCCTACACTGGGGCGGGGCCAGAGACCTCAGTTTAA